The following coding sequences lie in one Oncorhynchus nerka isolate Pitt River linkage group LG14, Oner_Uvic_2.0, whole genome shotgun sequence genomic window:
- the LOC115141509 gene encoding uncharacterized protein LOC115141509 — protein sequence MMSMIMASFLSAALLLLVPGILTEKSSIELVVVNSISNTPNKTYSTNVAFRGVLIGAMRRLQETNAGFNFTYTEDRNYGPFLVSVNGVAGNNTENTFWELLVQTGGNGTIIRPDVGIGCYIPEPNDRIILKFTEFVSGSHSVSGNSSNPGNLTAGNTSRLDSIELVVVNNISNTTNKTYSTDIAFRGVLIGAMRRLQTNSGFNFTYTEYPDYGPFLVSVNGVAGNNTEKTFWELLVQTGGNGTIIRPDVGIGCYIPKQNDRIILNFTMFTTNSASGSCTNPGVLLFLVGLFFCFLI from the exons ATGATGAGTATGATCATGGCATCTTTTCTCTCCGCAGCTCTGCTGTTGCTGGTTCCTGGAATCCTGACTGAAA AGTCTTCCATTGAGTTGGTGGTAGTCAACAGCATCTCAAACACACCCAATAAGACCTACAGTACTAATGTCGCATTCAGAGGGGTCCTTATCGGTGCCATGAGAAGACTGCAGGAGACCAATGCAGGATTCAA TTTCACCTACACAGAGGACCGCAACTATGGccccttcctggtgagtgtgaaTGGTGTAGCCGGGAACAATACTGAAAACACTTTCTGGGAGCTCCTTGTTCAGACTGGGGGGAATGGGACCATAATCAGACCTGATGTGG GTATTGGCTGTTACATCCCTGAACCAAATGACCGCATCATCCTAAAATTTACTGAGTTCGTCTCGGGCTCGCACTCCGTGAGTGGCAACAGTTCGAATCCTGGGAACCTCACAGCAGGAA ACACTTCCAGACTAGATTCCATTGAGCTTGTGGTAGTCAACAACATCTCAAACACCACCAAcaagacctacagtactgacattgCATTCAGAGGGGTCCTTATCGGTGCCATGAGGAGACTGCAGACCAATTCAGGATTCAA TTTCACCTATACAGAGTACCCCGACTATGGccccttcctggtgagtgtgaaTGGTGTGGCTGGGAACAATACTGAGAAGACTTTCTGGGAGCTCCTTGTTCAGACTGGGGGGAATGGGACCATAATCAGACCGGATGTGG GTATTGGCTGTTACATCCCAAAACAAAATGACCGCATCATCCTGAATTTTACAATGTTCACCACAAACTCCGCAAGTGGCAGTTGTACAAATCCtggtgtgttgttgtttttggtgggtttgtttttttgttttctaATCTAA